The Arvicola amphibius chromosome 11, mArvAmp1.2, whole genome shotgun sequence genome has a segment encoding these proteins:
- the LOC119826741 gene encoding olfactory receptor 13F1, with translation MVQANWTSVTVFFFLGFSHYPKVEVIIFVLCLLMYLTTLLGNTILISITILDSHLHTPMYFFLSNLSFLDIWYTSSALIPMLANFILGKNTISFSGCASQMYFSLAMGSTECVLLSMMACDRYVAICNPLRYPIIMNRRVCVQIAGSSWLTGCLTALVETGPVLQLSLCGNSTINHFTCEILALLKMACVDTSMVQLIMLVISILLLPLPMLLICVSYAFILSNILRISSVDGRSKAFSTCAAHLTVVVLFYGTALSMYLKPSAVNSQEIDKFMALIYAGLTPMLNPIIYSLRNKEVKTAVKKLLIRNPFNAILTSVLK, from the coding sequence ATGGTCCAGGCAAATTGGACCTCTGTCACAGTCTTTTTCTTCCTGGGATTTTCCCATTACCCCAAAGTTGAAGTCATCATATTTGTCCTGTGTCTGTTGATGTACCTGACCACCTTGCTGGGAAATACTATTCTGATCTCCATCACCATCCTAGATTCTCACCTACACACgcccatgtactttttcctcaGTAACCTCTCCTTTCTGGACATTTGGTATACCTCTTCTGCTCTCATTCCAATGCTGGCAAACTTTATTTTGGGGAAAAACACCATCTCATTCTCAGGCTGTGCTTCTCAGATGTATTTCTCTCTTGCCATGGGCTCCACCGAATGTGTGCTCCTCTCCATGATGGCCTGTGACAggtatgtggccatctgcaaTCCCCTAAGATATCCTATCATTATGAACAGGAGAGTCTGTGTGCAGATTGCAGGCAGTTCCTGGCTGACAGGATGCCTCACTGCCTTGGTGGAGACTGGACCTGTACTTCAGCTGTCTCTCTGTGGTAACAGCACCATCAATCATTTTACCTGTGAAATTCTGGCCCTCTTGAAAATGGCTTGTGTAGACACTTCCATGGTACAGTTAATCATGTTGGTGATCAGCATCCTTCTTCTCCCATTGCCGATGCTGCTTATTTGTGTCTCCTATGCATTCATCCTCTCCAACATTTTGAGGATCAGCTCAGTGGATGGACGAAGCAAAGCCTTTTCAACATGTGCAGCCCACTTGACTGTGGTGGTTCTGTTCTATGGGACAGCTCTCTCCATGTACCTGAAGCCCTCAGCTGTAAACTCACAGGAAATAGATAAATTTATGGCTTTGATATACGCTGGATTAACACCAATGCTGAATCCTATTATCTATAGTTTACGgaacaaagaagtaaaaacagcTGTGAAAAAATTACTGATTAGAAATCCCTTTAATGCTATCTTGACTTCTGTCCTCAAATAA